DNA sequence from the Mauremys mutica isolate MM-2020 ecotype Southern chromosome 9, ASM2049712v1, whole genome shotgun sequence genome:
CTACTCTACACAatagagttaggtcaacataaggcagcttacatcgacctaactctgGAAGAGTCTatactaaaatgtagctcccaccacTGTACCTTGCTCACTCCatcaacttaataactccacctctgcaagaggcgtagcacttaaatcgatgtagttaggttgatgcagtgtcagtgcagacactggtttgcttacagggactgttgctgcctttcaaaaACCCTGAAATTCCCCACACTGGCAGTTAAATCggtgcaagcgctcctggtgaggagaCACACCTCTGACCCAAGGAGCATAGGGTGGATGTGTAAATTCAATTACTGAGGTGATTGTGTGTCcacgtaacttaggttgacttaattctGTAGGCAAGATTTGCCCTGAGTGTACAGACACCTGCCCCCTCTTCTCAGCTTGCTCCTGCCTTGTCCATTGAGGTTTCCAGCTCCTGCTGCACACCTCCCTTCACAGAAAGCTGCACCTGTGCTCTCCCTGAATTTTGTACAAAGTGGCAGCTCCAGCCATTTTGTCCCTGGCTTCCCCCTGTCCTTGGCAAGGGCCAGCAGTTACTGAAACACTAATTTGTCCAGAATTTCTGCCTACCCATGGTAAATAGCCCAGATTCTACTAGTTTGACACATTACACCAAGTTTCCTCTTATGTTCAGCAAATATGTTCCATTTACAAGTCAAGATGATTTCCCCAACAGCCCGGGAATACCGATTGCAATGTTGCTGCTCTGTCTCACTACCAGGAGTAAAGATGCAATCTCTAGCTGAAAGCTGTTTCTGGGGCTAGACCTAAGGGCATCTCCCTGGCTCTATCCTAGGGGATAATTAGTGTTATATATCCGGGTTCCCGCCAAGCCACTGGTCTCAAGGACGCTCCAGGTACACTACCCTAACACTCTCAGGGTTATGGGCTCCTCATCCCTGGGTTCACACCTGCGGTCTCCTTGTGTTCTGATGGACATCTGGATACACGCTGAAATTCTGTCTTGCGTTTCCCTCTCCATCGCCACCCATCAGCGCTGGGGAGACAGGTTACCGGGACTGGACGTGCCTCCGTGTTCtccagcaacccccccccaccccccatacacacacacgtgTAGTGGGAGGTTCCTACCCTTCTCACACAGCGAGCCTCGTGTTGGTGCCTAGACCCCTCTACTCTCCCGGACGCTGTCAGCACAGGCCCCAGATGgaacaagggggtggggggcatgtcGGCAAGGGCCGCACCTGCGAGATGCGCGCAGCTACCTCCGGATGGGGCGGGGACCCCGGTCACCCCCGAGCGAGTGGGGGGAAGTGATGGGCCCCCAttccccggggggggcggggagcatctggggctgcctcctgctccctccctgccggAGAGACCTGCCCGGCCCGCCCGGCCCCTACCCAGCACAGCTCGGTCATCTGATGCACCAGCTGCTGGAAGCGCTGCTTCTGGGTCTCCACCTCGATGAAATGCTGCAGCTGCGGGTCAGTGGCGCCCAGGCCCGCGGGGGACGAGGCCTCCATGCCGGGCTCCGGGCACGCAGCTCGCCGCCGGGAGCGACCTTCACGTGTCTGCCAGTAGCTTGCTCGGGGGTGGATGATCACCCCACCACGCATGCGCAAGAGGGAAATTGTCCGCACTGCGCATGCTCGGAGCATCCTCACTATTATCCCGGGGCTACGAGGCCTCGCTCTCGTGACGAAGCCAGAGACGAACCAATCCCCGCGCGGCGGATGACCCAAGGCGCGCGCATTCATTCACGAGGGTGGGGGCTGGTGTTCAGAGCGAGTCTGAAGGGCGGGCTCAGCCCGGGGACGGGATCGAAGCGCCTCTCTgccggttgggggaggggaagctgctgcgccctctgcgggggggggcaggacagggcgGGTCTCCGCGGGCAGCAGCCTTTGCCCAGCCTCGGGTGCGGGAGGGCGGCCCCCAGCCAGCTCGTGGGGCCGGGCTCTGGCCAGGCAGGCCCAGGGGCAGAGGGACCAGGTGTCCAATACTTGTGGCTTTGTCTTATATGGGCGTTAGCGTTGCCAACCCTcaaggattgtcctggagtctcccggAATTGGCATCGATCCCCCGGGGTCTATTGGCAGCAattgggagattttaataggatatgtTAAGAAAATGACATCATGTCAGGTTGGGGGAAAAATCTCCTGGAACAGTTTACCccctctcctgatttttcacacttgctctctggtcactctACCTGGGGGAAACATGGCCCAACCAGCCTGTGGGGGCCTGGGTGGTGGGCCCCAGGGAGATGTACCTCAGCCAGCCCAtgccggtgggggtggggggctgggtccAGTGCCAATGTGTCCCAGCCAGCCTGCATCTGCAGGGTTGGGGGCTGGCCGGGCAGGTGCTGGGCTGCAAGGAGACGTGTGTCCTCCTGCCAGGCAGGTAACTCAGGCCAAAATGCACCACACAGTGGGTTGGCATAAGTCGCCTCGTCTCAgcctctgtgtgcatgtgtccaTGCTCCATTTTGTCTTTGACCAACATACACACTCACGCCAATGCAGCAAAACCACCTCCCTGACTGACAGGTAGCCATGTGGTCCTACTGGGGATGATGCTGTGAAGGTGCAGATACTGTGCAACCTCTGTCAATCCTACCAGTCCTCCAAcagctgtcccataatgcctcatTGCCTGCAACAGGGACCACTTTGGTCACAATTGTGACCACCACTGACGGGCCATGGAGTTTGGAAcccatcccccatcccagtaTTTTGGAAATGCCTTTTCTTGATTGCCCAGAGTGGCAAGCACACCTAGTAGCACTCTCTTGTTGTGGGCTACTGCCTAGCCAACCATACCAGAGCTGCACACTAGATAGATAGGCTCTttcctggagtagacaggagctATTGGATCTCAGTGACCCAATTCCTCTCACTTTGTACcgttttattttacaaaaatccCTAGTTTCTTTGATCAATCTCTGTTCGTAGTTCCTGCACGGGCCATTAGTACCTGGCTATTGCCATTTATAATCCCTTCAGTCTCGGCTGTAGCAAGAGCCCAGTGCAGCAGTGAAGTGCTGCTTTCAAGGATCCTTTCTCCAGGGCGGTTCCTGATCTGTAACGATAGCAATTGCTATTCTTTTTAGTACCAGGAGGGCTCCAACACAAGTGAGTTGTTGGATTGTGGGAGAAGCTAGGGTCCGATGCTGTTTGATGGATCCAGATATTTTCTGCCTTTCTGGGTATGGCGGGCTCTTTCAGGACTTTTCCGGTGCCTGTTAGGGCAGGTTTGTTAGTCACAGAAAAGATAAAATGGCAAAAATAAACACTAATAAATGACAGCTTGGTTCAAGTA
Encoded proteins:
- the TIMM8A gene encoding mitochondrial import inner membrane translocase subunit Tim8 A — protein: MLRACAVRTISLLRMRGGVIIHPRASYWQTREGRSRRRAACPEPGMEASSPAGLGATDPQLQHFIEVETQKQRFQQLVHQMTELCWEKCMDKPGPKLDSRAETCFVNCVERFIDTSQFILNRLEQTQKSKSAFSESLSD